The proteins below come from a single Terriglobales bacterium genomic window:
- the rseP gene encoding RIP metalloprotease RseP produces MIEILFSNIVSVAIVLGIMILVHEWGHYAVAKLFGVRVEVFSVGFGKRLWGVKRGDTDYRISAIPLGGYVKMAGENPMDEISGAPYEFMSHPRWQRLLIALAGPAMNILLAVGLLTGVYMVRYEHPVFLDKPALIGWVLEDSSAAKAGIEAGDLIVKIDGIENPTWEQVFPQVMLSPNQPIEITLKRGDQLLVKTIRPDAVGPSEVGSLGLLPDKPNTVTALEPGLPAEKAGIQVGDEIVGMNGIPMRSMPALQRYLQQNREKPVVVNLVRDQHQLNITLAPVKAELEGEQFYRIGIYSDPQEIHQLPFVAALQKSIEQNKKYSLLIVELVQRLVQRRVSLRQIDGPIGIAGAAGAAARQKGWMPLLTLMAMISLNLGVFNLFPIPILDGGVILMLLIESAMRRDISISIKERIYQAAFVFLVLFAAIVIYNDIAKTLPGLAKYVP; encoded by the coding sequence GTGATCGAAATCCTGTTCAGCAATATCGTTTCGGTGGCCATCGTGCTCGGAATCATGATCCTGGTGCACGAGTGGGGCCACTACGCCGTCGCCAAGCTATTTGGCGTGCGCGTGGAAGTGTTCTCGGTCGGGTTCGGCAAACGGCTCTGGGGCGTCAAGCGCGGCGACACCGACTACCGCATCAGCGCCATCCCCTTGGGCGGCTACGTCAAGATGGCGGGCGAAAACCCCATGGACGAGATCAGCGGGGCGCCCTACGAGTTCATGTCGCACCCGCGCTGGCAGCGGTTGCTCATCGCCCTGGCCGGGCCGGCCATGAACATCCTGCTGGCTGTAGGCCTGCTCACCGGCGTTTACATGGTGCGCTACGAGCACCCCGTCTTCCTGGACAAACCCGCGCTCATCGGCTGGGTGCTGGAAGACTCCTCGGCCGCCAAGGCTGGTATCGAAGCCGGGGATCTCATCGTCAAGATCGACGGCATCGAGAACCCGACCTGGGAGCAGGTCTTCCCCCAGGTGATGCTGAGCCCCAACCAGCCGATTGAAATCACGCTGAAGCGTGGCGATCAGCTCCTGGTGAAGACCATCCGGCCGGACGCCGTGGGGCCCTCGGAAGTCGGCAGCCTCGGGCTGCTGCCCGACAAGCCCAACACCGTGACCGCTCTGGAGCCGGGATTGCCCGCTGAGAAAGCCGGCATCCAGGTAGGCGACGAGATCGTGGGAATGAACGGGATTCCCATGCGGTCCATGCCGGCACTGCAGCGCTATCTGCAGCAGAACCGGGAAAAGCCGGTGGTGGTGAACCTGGTGCGCGACCAGCATCAGCTCAATATCACCCTGGCGCCCGTGAAGGCGGAGCTGGAAGGCGAGCAGTTCTATCGCATCGGCATCTACTCCGACCCGCAGGAGATTCACCAGTTGCCGTTCGTGGCAGCCCTGCAGAAGTCCATCGAGCAGAACAAGAAATACTCGCTGCTCATCGTGGAGCTGGTGCAGCGGCTGGTGCAGCGGCGGGTGTCGCTCCGCCAGATCGACGGCCCCATCGGCATCGCCGGAGCGGCCGGCGCAGCCGCTCGCCAGAAAGGCTGGATGCCGCTGCTCACACTCATGGCCATGATCAGCCTGAACCTGGGCGTGTTCAACCTTTTCCCCATTCCCATCCTGGACGGCGGCGTCATTCTGATGCTGCTGATCGAGAGCGCCATGCGGCGCGACATCAGCATCAGCATCAAGGAGCGCATCTACCAGGCGGCGTTCGTCTTCCTGGTGCTATTCGCGGCCATCGTGATCTACAACGACATCGCCAAGACGCTGCCCGGGCTGGCCAAGTACGTGCCCTGA
- a CDS encoding 1-deoxy-D-xylulose-5-phosphate reductoisomerase — translation MTKRIAILGSTGSIGNSTLSIVESYPERFAVVSLAAGGNVEAALAQARRWKPRVVSMATAEAAEQLTKKLAAEDLQSVEVVSGPEGAVQVATHPEADFVVSAIVGVAGLEATYEAVKAGKQVGLANKECLVAAGELLTTEAKKQGKPLLPIDSEHNAVHQCMRGGRLAEVRRVWLTASGGPFLDVPISEFPGITVEQALNHPTWKMGRRITIDSATLMNKGFEVIEACRLFGLPPAQVQVLVHPQSTVHSMVEFVDGSILAQLSLTDMRLPILYALTYPERVASDLQMPLGDLRHLDFRTPDVAKFPCLALAYQAAEAGGAKTVALNAADEVAVAAFLDGDIRFDEIPRTIERVLDATNAARPESIKQVLAMDAEARRQAREQVARLAGRRTAASRAAR, via the coding sequence TTGACCAAGCGCATCGCCATCCTGGGCTCGACCGGTTCCATCGGGAACAGCACGCTCAGCATCGTCGAAAGCTACCCAGAGCGGTTCGCCGTGGTGTCGCTTGCCGCGGGAGGTAACGTTGAAGCGGCCCTGGCCCAAGCCAGGCGATGGAAGCCCCGTGTGGTTTCGATGGCCACGGCCGAGGCTGCCGAGCAACTGACGAAGAAACTAGCGGCCGAGGACCTCCAATCCGTTGAGGTGGTCAGCGGGCCGGAGGGCGCGGTGCAAGTCGCAACCCACCCGGAAGCCGACTTCGTAGTCAGCGCCATCGTGGGCGTGGCGGGTCTGGAGGCCACGTATGAGGCCGTCAAGGCCGGCAAGCAGGTGGGCTTGGCCAACAAGGAATGTCTCGTAGCCGCGGGAGAACTGCTCACGACCGAGGCGAAAAAGCAGGGCAAGCCGCTGTTGCCCATCGATAGCGAGCACAACGCCGTCCACCAGTGCATGCGCGGCGGCCGGCTGGCGGAGGTCCGGCGCGTCTGGCTCACCGCGTCCGGCGGGCCTTTTCTGGACGTGCCCATCAGCGAGTTTCCCGGCATCACCGTAGAGCAAGCATTGAACCATCCCACCTGGAAGATGGGGCGGCGCATCACCATCGATTCGGCCACGCTGATGAACAAGGGCTTCGAGGTCATCGAGGCCTGCCGCCTGTTCGGCCTGCCTCCGGCGCAGGTCCAGGTCCTTGTCCACCCGCAGAGCACGGTCCACTCGATGGTGGAATTCGTGGACGGCAGCATCCTGGCGCAGCTTTCCCTTACCGATATGCGCCTGCCCATCCTCTACGCGCTCACCTATCCGGAGCGCGTCGCAAGTGACCTCCAGATGCCCTTGGGTGACCTTCGTCATCTGGATTTCCGCACCCCGGACGTGGCAAAGTTCCCATGTCTGGCGCTGGCCTACCAGGCGGCCGAGGCCGGAGGTGCCAAGACCGTGGCCCTGAATGCCGCTGACGAAGTCGCGGTGGCCGCGTTTCTGGACGGCGACATCCGCTTCGACGAAATCCCCCGTACAATAGAGAGGGTGCTGGATGCAACAAACGCGGCCCGTCCGGAATCTATTAAGCAGGTTCTGGCAATGGACGCCGAGGCCCGCCGACAAGCCCGGGAGCAGGTGGCCCGCCTGGCCGGCCGCCGTACCGCGGCCTCCCGCGCCGCAAGGTAG
- a CDS encoding DUF72 domain-containing protein: MSSGLHTPGESRVRILIGPAGWSYKDWEGVVYPPGLKKKEHPAAYLARYFDTIEINTSFYGHIRPELGKLWCRKVSETNPDFLFTAKLHRSFTHSPHAEVESTTASTIAPGAEDESLARQGLDSIAAEGRLGALLIQFPFSFKNTNENRDYLEGLLGRFREYPQVVEVRHSSWNNEGILRYFSERGVAFCNIDQPLIGRSLKPTAHATSKLGYIRLHGRNYDQWFDSPTGADRYNYLYSDAELAGWEKKIRSVAAKTDLVFVIANNHFEGKATVNALQLKHSFTGQPVAAPETLVRHYPELETIAQPPPDSLFRNRA; encoded by the coding sequence ATGAGTTCCGGACTGCACACTCCGGGTGAATCGCGCGTGCGCATCTTGATCGGTCCCGCCGGCTGGTCATACAAGGACTGGGAAGGCGTCGTGTACCCGCCGGGCCTGAAGAAGAAAGAGCATCCCGCAGCTTACCTGGCGCGTTACTTCGACACCATCGAGATCAACACGTCGTTCTACGGGCACATCCGGCCGGAGCTGGGCAAGCTGTGGTGCCGCAAGGTAAGCGAAACCAATCCAGACTTTCTGTTCACGGCCAAGTTGCATCGCTCGTTCACGCACTCCCCGCACGCCGAGGTGGAGTCCACGACGGCCTCCACGATCGCGCCCGGCGCCGAAGACGAAAGCCTGGCGCGGCAGGGCCTGGACTCGATCGCCGCCGAAGGCCGGCTGGGCGCGCTGCTCATCCAGTTCCCGTTTTCCTTCAAAAACACCAATGAGAACCGCGATTACCTGGAAGGGTTGCTGGGGCGCTTCCGCGAATATCCGCAGGTGGTCGAGGTGCGGCACTCGAGCTGGAACAACGAAGGCATCCTGCGCTACTTCAGCGAGCGAGGCGTGGCGTTCTGCAACATCGACCAGCCGCTGATTGGGCGCTCGCTCAAGCCGACCGCCCACGCCACCTCAAAGCTTGGTTACATCCGGCTGCATGGCCGCAATTACGACCAGTGGTTCGACAGTCCCACGGGCGCCGACCGCTACAACTACCTCTACAGCGATGCAGAACTGGCCGGCTGGGAGAAGAAGATCCGCTCGGTGGCAGCCAAGACCGACCTGGTGTTCGTGATCGCCAACAATCACTTCGAAGGAAAGGCGACGGTGAATGCGCTGCAGTTGAAGCACTCCTTCACGGGCCAGCCGGTGGCGGCGCCGGAGACGCTGGTGCGGCACTACCCGGAGCTGGAGACGATCGCCCAGCCGCCGCCGGATTCGCTGTTTCGCAACCGTGCCTGA
- a CDS encoding isoprenyl transferase, with protein sequence MRTSIPEGLDRKEAEIYAGLDPGRLPQHVAIIMDGNGRWAKRRHLPRIAGHRAGADAVRSVVETAARVRVPALTLYAFSAENWQKRPGAEVQFLMRLLKHYLKQEVPTLNRNNIRLEYIGRQHELPADVQERMRWAREATRRNTGMVLTLALNYGARLELVDAFNDIVRAAASNGGVNHLKVDEELIARHLYTRALPDPDLVIRTSGEMRLSNFLLWQVAYAEIYVTETLWPDFRGRHLLEAIAEFQKRERRYGGLVSSNGKH encoded by the coding sequence TTGCGCACCTCCATTCCCGAAGGACTCGACCGCAAGGAGGCGGAAATCTACGCCGGGCTCGACCCCGGGCGGTTGCCGCAGCACGTGGCCATCATCATGGATGGCAACGGGCGCTGGGCGAAACGGCGGCACCTGCCGCGCATCGCCGGTCACCGCGCAGGCGCCGACGCCGTGCGCTCGGTGGTGGAAACCGCGGCGCGCGTCCGAGTTCCGGCCCTCACCCTGTATGCCTTCTCCGCCGAGAACTGGCAGAAACGGCCCGGCGCCGAGGTCCAGTTCCTCATGCGCCTGCTCAAGCACTACCTCAAGCAGGAAGTGCCCACGCTCAACCGCAATAACATCCGTCTGGAATACATCGGACGGCAGCACGAGCTGCCGGCGGACGTGCAGGAACGCATGCGGTGGGCGCGCGAAGCCACGCGCCGCAACACCGGCATGGTGTTGACCCTGGCGCTGAATTACGGTGCGCGCCTGGAGCTGGTGGATGCGTTCAACGACATCGTGCGCGCGGCGGCCTCCAACGGCGGCGTCAACCATCTGAAGGTCGATGAGGAACTCATTGCCCGGCACCTCTACACCCGCGCCTTGCCCGATCCCGACCTGGTCATCCGCACCTCGGGCGAGATGCGCTTGTCGAACTTCCTGCTCTGGCAGGTGGCCTATGCGGAGATCTACGTGACCGAGACGCTGTGGCCCGACTTCCGCGGCCGCCACCTGCTGGAAGCCATCGCCGAGTTCCAGAAGCGCGAACGGCGTTACGGCGGCCTGGTGTCCTCCAACGGCAAGCACTGA
- the ispG gene encoding flavodoxin-dependent (E)-4-hydroxy-3-methylbut-2-enyl-diphosphate synthase — protein sequence MAEIRRRQTVTVLVGGVRVGSDAPVVVQSMTNTDTADIPGTVAQVAALARAGSELVRVTVNNDDAAAAVPRIVEELDRQGVRVPIIGDFHYNGHILLKKYPACARALAKYRINPGNVSIGRKDDDNFRTMIEVAVQNQKPVRIGVNWGSLDQALLTQMMDQNSRRTEPRDAREVTLEAMIESALRSAALAEKYGLRTDQIILSAKVSGVQDLIDVYRALAARCRYPLHLGLTEAGMGAKGIVASTAGMGVLLQEGIGDTIRVSLTPAPGGDRTEEVRVAQQILQSLGIRSFMPQVTACPGCGRTTSTFFQEMADQIQTYLREQMPAWKGRYAGVEEMKVAVMGCVVNGPGESKHANLGISLPGTFEEPKAPVYVDGRLFTTLRGENIVPEFIKILNEYVESHYSVRAEAASAV from the coding sequence ATGGCCGAGATCCGACGCCGGCAGACCGTGACTGTACTTGTGGGTGGGGTGCGCGTGGGCTCGGACGCGCCGGTGGTGGTGCAATCCATGACCAACACCGACACGGCCGACATTCCCGGCACCGTGGCGCAGGTGGCGGCGCTGGCCCGTGCGGGCTCCGAGCTGGTGCGGGTCACGGTGAACAACGACGATGCCGCCGCGGCCGTGCCGCGGATCGTCGAAGAACTCGACCGCCAGGGCGTGCGCGTGCCCATCATCGGCGACTTCCACTACAACGGCCACATCCTGCTCAAGAAATATCCGGCGTGTGCGCGCGCTCTGGCCAAGTACCGCATCAATCCGGGCAACGTCTCCATCGGACGCAAGGACGACGACAACTTCCGCACCATGATCGAAGTCGCGGTCCAGAACCAGAAGCCGGTGCGTATCGGTGTGAACTGGGGCTCGCTGGACCAGGCGCTGCTCACGCAGATGATGGACCAGAACTCCCGCCGTACCGAGCCGCGCGACGCCCGTGAAGTCACCCTGGAGGCCATGATCGAAAGCGCGTTGCGCTCGGCCGCGCTGGCGGAAAAATACGGCCTGCGCACCGATCAGATCATCTTGAGCGCCAAGGTCAGCGGCGTGCAGGACCTCATCGACGTCTACCGCGCTCTGGCGGCGCGCTGCCGCTACCCGCTGCATCTGGGCCTGACCGAAGCCGGCATGGGCGCCAAGGGGATCGTGGCCAGCACCGCCGGCATGGGCGTGCTGTTGCAGGAAGGCATCGGCGACACCATCCGCGTCTCACTCACGCCGGCCCCGGGCGGCGACCGCACCGAAGAAGTGCGCGTCGCCCAGCAGATCCTGCAGTCGCTGGGCATCCGCAGCTTCATGCCCCAGGTGACCGCCTGCCCCGGCTGCGGCCGCACCACCAGCACGTTCTTCCAGGAGATGGCCGACCAGATCCAGACTTACCTGCGGGAGCAGATGCCCGCCTGGAAGGGTCGCTACGCAGGCGTCGAGGAAATGAAAGTGGCGGTGATGGGCTGTGTGGTCAACGGCCCGGGCGAGTCCAAGCATGCCAACCTGGGCATCTCCCTGCCCGGCACCTTCGAAGAACCGAAAGCGCCCGTCTACGTCGACGGGCGCCTTTTCACCACGCTCCGGGGAGAGAACATTGTGCCGGAGTTCATCAAGATCCTGAACGAGTACGTCGAGTCGCACTATTCCGTGCGCGCCGAGGCCGCCAGCGCCGTTTAG
- a CDS encoding phosphatidate cytidylyltransferase: MKRVATAVVLIPLVLVAVFRAPLWAFAILVGLIALWTAREYLDLLMHYGVQPFRRLTLILIATAFLVPLGLEGSLGQADWLAIPVVAATLAVYGAPFFFLIAGFRRENLPGTLPAAALSLFALPYIALPLLSVVLIRLLPAGAFFLALLLILVWGGDIAAYYVGRTFGRRRMAQRISPKKTWEGAAASVIAAVGLAIALARYAPWIGQWLSQSPLVLNFGPRGLQAPPLWVPLLLAVAINVAAQLGDLAESVLKRGAGVKDSGASLPGHGGMLDRIDALLFAAPVGMVVFVFTYSYFIPPS; this comes from the coding sequence ATGAAGCGCGTCGCGACCGCGGTGGTGCTCATCCCGCTGGTCCTGGTGGCGGTGTTCCGTGCGCCGTTATGGGCCTTTGCCATCCTGGTCGGCCTGATCGCCTTGTGGACGGCACGCGAATACCTGGACCTTCTGATGCACTACGGTGTCCAGCCATTCCGACGGCTCACACTCATCCTGATTGCGACCGCCTTTCTGGTTCCACTCGGATTGGAAGGCAGTCTCGGGCAAGCGGACTGGCTTGCTATACCGGTTGTGGCGGCCACATTGGCGGTGTACGGTGCGCCCTTTTTCTTTCTCATCGCCGGCTTTCGGCGCGAGAACCTGCCCGGCACCTTGCCGGCAGCCGCACTCTCGCTGTTTGCGTTGCCCTACATAGCGCTCCCCTTGCTCTCTGTGGTGCTGATCCGGTTGCTGCCGGCGGGCGCGTTCTTTCTCGCTCTGTTGCTGATCCTGGTCTGGGGAGGCGATATCGCCGCCTACTACGTCGGCCGGACATTCGGACGTCGCCGGATGGCGCAGCGCATCAGTCCAAAGAAGACGTGGGAAGGTGCCGCCGCTTCGGTCATTGCCGCGGTCGGCCTGGCAATTGCCCTGGCGCGCTACGCACCCTGGATCGGCCAGTGGCTGAGCCAGTCGCCTCTGGTCTTGAACTTCGGGCCCCGCGGGTTGCAGGCGCCGCCCCTGTGGGTTCCGCTGCTGCTCGCCGTGGCAATCAACGTCGCTGCCCAGCTCGGGGATTTGGCGGAGTCTGTGCTCAAGCGGGGCGCCGGCGTGAAGGATTCCGGCGCTTCCTTGCCCGGCCACGGCGGCATGCTGGACCGCATTGATGCCCTGCTCTTCGCGGCTCCTGTGGGCATGGTAGTATTCGTTTTCACCTACAGCTACTTCATTCCTCCGTCCTAG
- a CDS encoding TonB-dependent receptor codes for MIVTASLFAQSVGTVTGTVTDPTGAVIPGASVTLTAAISGYRQNVQTDANGYFKFVNVPFSPFTLHVEATGFEHYDATGELRSNIPLILNAKLALAEAKQEVTVVEQGPLLETTSASTHHDIDYLQLQKLGLAQAGRGLEAVVQSVPGVVQDDNGRMHPRGSESQVQYVVDGVPVTDNLAATFATALDARNLRSAEILTGNVPAEYGGKLATVINVNTKSGLEMPWSGSLFLGGGSFGHAEAGAEFGGHTQKFGVFVSSAGSRSERYLDPPEIQNFRNEGGNARLFVKFDWVPREKDTLRLSLTTNGTNFQVPNTAEQQAAGQRQGQELRDDAQSLSWTHLFDPQTVSDIVLYRRSSSARLLDPDQTGFPFFAEQNRRQRTEGLRASLSRQQGGHSLKFGVQVARIPLSEFFTVAATDPAILADPANPASAFPITSPFVFHQKETGREVALFVQDRFTLAGRLTIDAGLRYDNYRIVAEKDFVSPRVGLAYYIKRTGTVFRGSYNRLFQTPSVENLLLSSSPAGAVFSPLGSAAGVRVVPPEEQNFYEFGVQQQLGKYVRLDVARYVKNIHNYADKDQFLNTGIIFPIAIARGDVRGSEVRLDLALVRGWTAFLSYANSKAVATTPLVGGLFLGEEAAELLIPGIQFNADHDQRNSGQFGVTYSHRSGAWASLTGRYDSGVPSEFDPADLVGLDPRIVEQLDTVRFRIKPRATLDVMAGIDLLRDSSWPISLQLDVQNLLDRFYLFNFESVFSGTHIGRPREISGRIVFHWKSKSVRSP; via the coding sequence GTGATAGTTACAGCGTCGCTGTTCGCACAGAGTGTCGGCACCGTTACCGGCACCGTCACCGACCCGACCGGCGCGGTAATCCCGGGCGCTTCCGTAACGCTCACTGCTGCCATCAGTGGTTACCGCCAGAACGTCCAGACCGATGCCAACGGATACTTCAAGTTCGTCAACGTCCCGTTTTCGCCCTTCACGCTGCACGTGGAGGCGACGGGCTTCGAGCACTACGATGCCACCGGCGAGCTGCGTTCCAATATCCCTCTCATCCTGAACGCCAAACTGGCGCTGGCGGAAGCCAAGCAGGAGGTCACCGTGGTGGAACAGGGGCCGCTGCTGGAAACCACTTCCGCCTCCACGCACCACGACATCGACTACCTGCAATTGCAGAAGCTGGGACTGGCGCAGGCCGGGCGCGGCCTGGAGGCCGTCGTGCAGAGCGTTCCCGGCGTGGTGCAGGACGACAACGGCCGCATGCACCCGCGCGGTTCGGAGTCCCAGGTGCAGTACGTGGTGGATGGCGTCCCGGTCACCGACAATCTGGCGGCCACCTTTGCTACGGCGCTCGACGCCCGCAACCTGCGCTCCGCGGAGATCCTCACCGGCAATGTGCCCGCCGAATACGGCGGCAAGCTGGCCACCGTCATCAACGTCAACACCAAGTCCGGACTGGAGATGCCCTGGAGCGGCAGCCTGTTCCTGGGCGGCGGCAGTTTCGGCCACGCCGAGGCTGGCGCCGAGTTCGGCGGACACACGCAAAAGTTCGGCGTTTTCGTTTCCTCCGCGGGCAGCCGCAGTGAGCGTTATCTGGACCCGCCGGAAATCCAGAACTTCCGCAACGAAGGTGGCAACGCTCGCCTGTTCGTCAAGTTCGACTGGGTCCCGAGGGAAAAGGACACCTTGCGCCTGTCGCTCACCACCAACGGCACCAACTTCCAGGTGCCCAACACGGCGGAGCAGCAGGCGGCCGGCCAGCGCCAGGGACAGGAGCTGCGCGACGACGCCCAGTCGCTCTCCTGGACCCATCTGTTCGATCCGCAGACGGTCAGCGACATCGTGCTCTACCGGCGGTCGTCGAGCGCGCGCCTGCTCGACCCTGACCAGACCGGCTTTCCCTTCTTCGCCGAACAGAATCGCCGCCAGCGCACCGAGGGTCTGCGAGCCAGCCTCAGCCGCCAGCAGGGCGGCCACAGCCTGAAGTTCGGCGTCCAGGTGGCGCGCATTCCCTTGAGCGAGTTCTTTACCGTGGCCGCCACCGACCCCGCCATCCTTGCCGATCCCGCCAATCCGGCATCCGCCTTTCCCATCACCAGCCCCTTCGTGTTTCATCAGAAGGAGACGGGGCGGGAAGTGGCGCTGTTCGTGCAGGACCGCTTCACCCTGGCCGGCCGGCTGACCATTGACGCCGGTCTGCGCTACGACAACTACCGCATCGTCGCCGAGAAGGACTTTGTCAGCCCGCGCGTCGGCCTGGCCTACTACATCAAGCGCACCGGCACCGTCTTCCGCGGCTCCTACAACCGCTTGTTCCAGACGCCTTCGGTAGAGAACCTGCTGCTTTCTTCTTCCCCGGCAGGGGCGGTGTTCTCGCCCCTGGGCAGTGCCGCGGGTGTCCGCGTGGTGCCGCCCGAAGAGCAGAACTTCTACGAGTTCGGGGTGCAACAGCAACTGGGCAAATACGTGCGCCTGGACGTGGCTCGCTACGTCAAGAACATCCACAACTACGCCGACAAGGACCAATTTCTCAACACGGGCATCATTTTCCCCATCGCCATCGCGCGCGGAGATGTGCGCGGTAGTGAGGTCCGCCTGGATCTCGCCTTGGTGCGCGGCTGGACCGCCTTCCTCAGCTACGCCAACTCCAAGGCGGTTGCCACCACGCCTCTGGTAGGCGGTTTGTTCCTCGGGGAGGAGGCGGCGGAACTTCTGATTCCCGGCATCCAGTTCAACGCCGACCACGACCAGCGCAACAGCGGCCAGTTCGGCGTCACCTACTCCCATCGTTCGGGCGCCTGGGCGAGCCTTACCGGGCGCTACGACAGCGGCGTGCCCTCGGAGTTCGATCCGGCGGACCTGGTCGGCCTCGATCCGCGCATCGTCGAACAGTTGGATACCGTGCGCTTCCGCATCAAGCCGCGGGCCACGCTGGACGTGATGGCCGGCATCGACCTGCTGCGCGACAGCTCCTGGCCCATCTCCCTACAACTCGACGTGCAGAACCTGCTCGACCGCTTCTACCTGTTCAATTTCGAGAGCGTGTTTTCGGGGACGCACATCGGGCGGCCGCGCGAAATCAGCGGCCGTATCGTCTTCCATTGGAAGTCGAAATCGGTGCGCAGCCCGTAG
- a CDS encoding DUF4382 domain-containing protein has product MTQGKHALIVVLALLSLVAAGAVLLACSSKGEITIDPDKTGTVAVKVSDPATCEAPQGPYSHVYVTIKEVRIHSSSSAGAGDGGWVNLTPNLAANPVQVDLLAAGNAECFLATLAPGTEITAGTYQQIRLILLDNNSGATLSGNQCTGNAANCVVLAADGSVHTLQLSSEAQTGIKIPSGQLAGGNFVVEEGQTSTLNIDFNACSSVVIQGNGQFRLKPVLHAGEVNTTNNAISGTVVDSATGLPISGGTIVVALEQNVGGIDRVIQQTTANSNGQFTFCPVLPGTYDVVVAAVDGSNNAFAATVTTGVQPGNSLGNVPLVTTGGAAASIAGQVTTTTGAAGTAADIQLSALQPIPGQPLSVTVPLPAQSATTLSFPTASDAACPANTFCASYTVMVPGAHPNVGAFSSGGTTYTQNTVDPVVFTVEGKAFVPMSGGTESCSPSTLSTSNQSGGGSLTVTPAASLTAETLAFTGCT; this is encoded by the coding sequence ATGACACAGGGAAAACACGCACTCATCGTGGTTCTGGCTTTGCTCTCGCTGGTGGCTGCGGGTGCAGTCCTGCTGGCTTGCAGCAGCAAGGGTGAGATCACCATCGATCCCGACAAGACCGGCACGGTCGCAGTGAAGGTGAGCGACCCGGCAACCTGCGAAGCGCCGCAAGGTCCGTACAGTCACGTCTACGTAACCATCAAGGAGGTCCGGATTCACTCCAGTTCCTCGGCTGGGGCCGGGGACGGGGGCTGGGTCAATCTGACGCCGAACCTGGCGGCCAACCCGGTCCAGGTCGATCTGCTGGCTGCCGGAAACGCGGAATGCTTCCTGGCGACGCTGGCTCCTGGCACGGAGATCACGGCGGGAACCTACCAGCAGATCCGCCTGATCCTGCTGGACAACAACTCCGGTGCGACGCTTTCCGGGAACCAGTGCACGGGCAACGCCGCCAACTGCGTGGTGCTCGCGGCAGACGGCAGCGTGCACACGCTGCAGCTCTCCAGCGAAGCGCAGACCGGCATCAAGATCCCGTCCGGGCAGCTCGCCGGCGGCAATTTTGTGGTCGAGGAGGGGCAGACGTCGACGCTGAACATCGACTTCAACGCCTGTTCCTCGGTCGTGATCCAAGGGAACGGTCAGTTCCGGCTGAAGCCAGTACTGCATGCGGGTGAAGTCAACACCACCAATAACGCCATCAGCGGGACGGTGGTGGATTCCGCGACCGGCCTGCCCATCTCAGGCGGAACGATTGTCGTGGCGCTGGAGCAGAACGTGGGCGGTATCGACCGTGTAATCCAACAGACCACGGCGAACAGCAACGGCCAGTTCACCTTCTGCCCGGTCCTTCCCGGAACCTATGACGTGGTGGTGGCTGCGGTGGATGGTTCCAATAATGCCTTCGCTGCGACCGTGACCACCGGCGTCCAGCCGGGCAACAGTCTGGGCAACGTGCCTTTGGTGACCACGGGCGGTGCTGCGGCCTCCATCGCCGGCCAGGTGACCACGACTACGGGAGCCGCCGGGACGGCAGCAGACATTCAGCTCTCGGCGCTGCAGCCCATCCCGGGCCAGCCCCTGAGCGTCACGGTGCCTCTGCCGGCGCAGTCCGCCACCACGCTGAGCTTCCCGACGGCGTCCGACGCCGCGTGTCCCGCCAACACCTTTTGCGCCAGTTACACGGTGATGGTGCCGGGCGCGCATCCCAACGTGGGCGCGTTCAGTTCCGGCGGCACGACCTACACCCAGAATACGGTCGACCCGGTGGTGTTCACGGTGGAAGGGAAGGCGTTCGTGCCCATGTCGGGAGGAACCGAGAGTTGCAGCCCCTCGACACTCTCCACCAGTAATCAGTCGGGTGGCGGGTCGCTCACGGTGACGCCCGCAGCTTCACTCACCGCGGAGACGCTGGCCTTCACCGGCTGCACGTAG
- a CDS encoding PilZ domain-containing protein: MKDRARRFALQLPVRYRTSGKGGWQTARTENVSCTGMLLRGAETLEPTAPVEVVLVLEMDAIGSVSTEVLCMGKVVRKVQPGGRTDLPGVAVRIDDYRFPGEWPVAQA, translated from the coding sequence GTGAAGGACAGGGCGCGCCGGTTCGCGCTGCAGTTGCCTGTTCGCTACCGCACATCCGGAAAGGGCGGCTGGCAGACAGCCCGTACGGAAAACGTGAGCTGCACCGGCATGCTGCTGCGTGGCGCCGAGACGTTGGAACCCACGGCCCCGGTGGAAGTGGTTCTGGTGCTCGAAATGGACGCCATCGGCAGCGTGTCTACCGAAGTCCTGTGCATGGGCAAGGTAGTCCGCAAGGTGCAACCCGGCGGCCGAACGGACCTGCCCGGTGTTGCAGTCCGCATTGACGATTATCGTTTTCCCGGCGAATGGCCGGTAGCACAGGCCTAA